Below is a genomic region from Prunus persica cultivar Lovell chromosome G3, Prunus_persica_NCBIv2, whole genome shotgun sequence.
ACACGTCGAACGACCTTACCATTCTTCCCACTTCCAAATCATACACCATGATTTGAGAACCCGACCCTgttttgttcaataaaatccATGTTAAAACGAATTTGAAGCTGAAGATTTTCTGAGAGAGAATGATACTATGAAAGTCGTACCGGCGATGAGATAAGGGAAAGAAGAGAAGCTCGAAGGTAGGTGAAGAAAACATAGAGCTGAGATTTCTCCGAGGTATTGACCGCTTTGCAGTTGCCAAGaacctctcttcttctccactGCCATGGTTTGGCTTTGCTTCGTTGCTTGGAATGGCTGAACTTGAAACCTTTTCTTTGTTGTCTGAGTTACTGACTGAACCGTTTGAAGGGTTTAAGCGTAATGGGCTGGGCTTGGCCCAAACAATTTGTGTAAGTGGGAAAAGATAAACCCAAGAAATAGAAACCTTGTACTTAGCATGTTTCTTTCTTGAAAGGTCGTCATCCGTTCTCCAGTTCCATTGCGTTTGCGGCACCGttttcctcttcctctgcAATCTCTCAGAAGCAGACGTAACGGCACAAACCACAGACTCACGGATGGGTAGAACAAAATCATTCAAGGATGAGTTTACATTCGGTTTGTTGTTGTTCCGAACACTTGAAGTCTTCTTGTGCAACAAAATCtcatctttttttgttgttctttttgtttatagaaTCGGATGTTATAACTTGTATCTCcttgtttgaaattgtttcAGAACAAAGGGTTGAAGAATCACAGGACATCATGGCCAAATACCCTGATCGAGTACCCGTAAGACCCACCAAcaagtctttttcttttcctttttttttggtttctcatttttggTTTCAACTCTGTTTACAGACATACAGGTTACAACTGAAGATTAtgtatatttgaaattgaagggAAAAGAGATGTTATGGGATCATTCATATTCATTATTACTAACTATCAGATTTCTCTGGGTAATGGTATCACAGGTAATTGTGGAAAAGTATTCCAGGACCGACCTTCCTcagatggaaaagaaaaagtaagcTGAAGAGACctctttcatatttcaaagttGCCACCTTTATACTTTCTATCAGTTAACACTAGATCATTGTTCATTTCAGAGGTCCTATGACCAAACCCTGTCTACATTTGTGATTTGTGTCTAAGATTGGAATGGGTGTGGCTGCTGATTTGCTATAACTTATAAATGATTGCCTTGGTATGAGTAATTTATCAAAGGCTGCTGCATTACCTTGTCAAATCTCAAATGCCAACGTTGTCTAACCAAATTTCTAAACTTAGGAGCATTGGGTTCCTCCTGCTATATGCTTGGAGGAGTAGAACGTTTTTTTTGTAATGTGTAGACTAATAGCCATATAGACTTAACTTacactaataataataagctTATAAGTTTTAACGCCCTTGTGATCATCTCTTTGATGGTAGATACCTTGTCCCCCGAGACATGTCTGTCGGTCAATTCATTTACGTTCTGAGCAGCAGACTTCATCTGGCCCATGGAAAAGCTCTCTTTGTGTTTGTGAAGGATACTTTGCCTCAAACAGGTAAATGGAAAATTGATTCTTTGTTTGTAGCATCAGTCAGCGCATGGCctgttttgattttcttgccagAATGATATTGTAACTTACAAGTCCTTTTTCTTATGAATGAATGTCACATTGCAGCCAGTTTGATGGACTCTGTCTATGAATCCTTCAAGGACAAGGATGGATTTCTGTACATGTGTTATAGCACTGAGAAAACCTTTGGGGGCTATGCCAATGTTCAGAGATATGAGCAATGATTTCTCTTTCATGGTTGTAAATTCCTGCGAACTGGCTCTACGTTCCCACCGTAGCCTCACATCTCTGTTTGGAATGGATCATAACTTATTCTTCTCAAATGTTCAAAGTTTGGTTGTTAGTACAAGGAATCGTTGGATCTACCATATGATATGAACCACCTCCACCTTTGGCTAccattttttctcttattgTTCGTTATGTTTAGATATTATAATGATTGTGcacaaattataataatttggGCAAATTTTGATAAATCACGTCAACATGACACATGTCATATCCATACACACGTAATAAAATAACTTCTCAAAATTTAGTGCTCGTTTGATAATTTATGAGAAAATaacttattattaaaaattattatgagAAAAAACTATAAGAGAAGGTAACTAACgagatgtttttattttctgattatgcatgAATCAGTTTTGAAGAGATGTTGAGTTTAATAATTATACGGAAATCAATACCTATAacacttttaataaaaaaatttaccaaacgaaCAAACTACAAACTATTTATTCAAAACGATTTATTCAGTTTTGAGAGATAATATGCCTTACGTTTCTATTTTGACCACCAACTCCAAACGACAAActatttattcaaaaaaacTAAGTTCTAGAAGTCGCAAGAGATCCAAAGAGGTTCTTCAAACCGACCCTTGAGCTTATCTCCTCCAACTTCATTTTCCAAACGCAAACGCCCCATGTCCACCACCTCATCACCCTCAAGCCACGCTGGCGTCCCATTCTCGTATCCATTCCACGTCAGCCTCCTCAGCCCACTCCCGTCCAATCTCACCACGTACAAGTCCCCGTACGGCTGAAACTGATTCGGCAGCGACACCGGCTCGGCCGTCACGCCTCCCAAATTCGCAGTGAACAACAGCCACTCCCCATCCTTACTAAAGCACACGTGGTTGatcctctccctctccacgtCATCTCCGGCGGCGTGGACCCTCCTCAAACCCGAACCGTCCGGTTTGATGACGTAAATGCCGAACACCGCAACATCATCCGGGTTGTGTCTGTTCGATGAGAAAGCAATGAGGTCTCCTTTCGGTGACCAGCTGGGCATTGTATCAATGCACTGGCCCTCCGTTAACCGACGAGCATCACCATTAAACTCGCCGTTAACGGCGTCAATAATGTAGAGGTTCTTGTGGCCCGTCCGACCGGAGCGGAATACCAACGACTTGCCGTCTGGGGAGCACGAAGGGAAGGCGTTGTTCCCTGTGTCCTCTTTAGTCAATATCTTGACATTGCATGGGATCTCCTCTTTATCACCGTCCAGATCAGACGGGTTAAATTCAACTCGTGCAATCTGGACCGTTGTTTTTGCCGACTGGAAGATTGGGCCCAGCGAGGTAAAAATGACGTGTTTCTCTGTGGGGCTCCAGGCGTTGTAGAACGCTGCACGGTCCTTGATCAAATTCCAACGCTTTGAGCCGTCGGATTTGACGATCTTGATGCCGGCGTCGGCATTGAAATCATGATTAAACGCGATGAGATCGCCCTTCGGAGAGAAGGTTGGGAACGAACCGTGAATCCTCAGCATCTGGAGTTGTTTGATCGGAGACGAAACTGGCTCGAGATAAGGAATCGTCGTCTCCCCCCACTGGGTTGACTCACCGCGGAATCGGTGGTACCCGAGAAACTGGGAATTGGTAGAAACAAACGGGTTGTAATGGTGGAAGTTCGGGTTCAGGTTCTCGGTCACCTGACGAAAAGTCTTTGATTCGACGTCGAAGAGCTCAATGTGCCGGAAATTCTTTTCGGTCCGACGAGTGGCGACGGCGATTTGCTTGCCGTCGTGGAGAGCGGCCGGAGTGAAGCAGTGGAGCCCGGAGGGAGTGACCCGAGTGGGAGTGATCGGGTACCGGGAAGAAGACTCGAGATCTTGGGAGAAATCGACCCGGAAAATGCTCCACCAGCCGTCGTCATCTTGGCGGTGAAAATAGATGACGGCATCGCCGGACCAGGTGGGCCAGCCACCTCGCTCACAGACGAGTACACGCTTGCTGGGCTGCAATGCTCGGAAGACGACAATATCGGTATTGAGGTGGTGAAACTCACCGTCCCAGGGACGAGAGCCGTAGGACGCAACGGCGATGAATTGGCCGGATTGAGAAATGGCGGGACTGTAATCGACGGAGTCAGAAGGAGTCAATCGGgtggttttggggttttggttttgatctTCATCGAGGAGGAgtgtggtggtagtggagtAGAGAGCAGACCAGGACTTGAAGGGTCGATTGGGGTGTTGGTGAGCTGAGATGAAGTAGAGGATGTCGTTTTTGAGGATGGGGCGGTCGTGGAAGAGGCTTCCGGGTTCGGAGTGTAAGAGTTTGGGGGTGGGGAGTCCGGGTCGGGTTAAGTAAATGGCGGGCAACCCTGTTCTCTCGGAGATGAAGACGACGGAGTGGGGATCGTCGTTGGCAAATTGGGCGTTGAAGTTGACGGAAATACCGTCGGAGAGGCGGTGCTCTAGGGCGAGATTATTGGAGGAGAAGTGGAGGGGCAGTGAGAAAAGGTCGAAGCCGTAGTGGGGCCTGCCAACAGTGGAGAAGACGACAGTGCCTTTGGGGTGGTTCATTGTGATTGGTGAGAGTTGCGAAAAACTTGAAGATGAAGGTGATGGCTTTAAGGTGGATTGATTTCGTGGATAGAAAGACAGTAGTGGGGGTGGCGGTGGTGGAAGTGGATATGTTTGAGATTTTCTGCGTAGGAGCTGACGTTTTTTTGACATTACcagacaaagaaaacaaacgcAGAAGGACTTCATTATGTCGAGTGGAGGGGTTTGGTTTTTTGCATGCGAGAATTTGTCAAAGGTTAATACTCCTCCAAAagcaagagaaagaagaatttGTCAATGCAATAGTTCAAGAAGACGctttcacaaaattttacATTACAAACAATctgaattaaagtaaaaacgGAGATGGCATCTCACAAATGATTGGGGCATCTACCAATCAATAGATGGTTTTCAGGAGAAACGCTGGATGGGACGTATTTGACAAACCGTGCGTCTAAGCCATGTTCCTTCATCCACATCAACCTACCCATGTCTATAATCTTCTTGCACATAAACCCTAACACAGCCCTTTCAACTGCCTTCATATTTCTCACAATCTCTTCAACTCCATAATCCTCACCGCATTGCTTCTTTTCACTGTCACAACAACATGGTAAGCAACCatcatcaaaaagaaaaagaaaaaaagaaagaaaagggaaagccATCTAGTGGTTTGGCTATTAACTGTAGATTGAAAAGATAGAAATGTTAGAAGTAGGCATTCTGATTAACAAAAGTTCAACATGATTACTTACATAGATTCAAGATGCAATTTGCAATCAGTAACATCTGGGAGATCGGCACCGTGATCAGCATCTACAGCCCAACTAGTAAACCAAGTAATTGCATGAAATTCCTCTTTTGTGATGCCCAACTCTAATAGATATTTTTTATCTGCAAGGAAGCCAAATTTTCTTCACCCATTCAACTATGAAAAGATAAATGCACACAACTTAAATGACACATTACTTCAACTACTAATTCATAAACTGTATGGTGAGATAAATTGATTACTTATGTAGTGCTTCCACTGGCAGAGATGATGGCAACACGTTGCTATAGCCAGACCTCTCAGGTTTGGGTTAACACTGTTCAATTCAGCATTACTTTGATTACTGTGTTCACCAAGGCAGCATCTCAAAGTCAGATCTGCATAAAGAACAAAATGTATAAAATGTACGGAATATATAAGTTATAATTAAGTTAGGTGATTCAGTGAAACAGAAATTCTCACAAGCAACAGTTATTTGTTCTCTGTTATTTTAGGGTATGTTTACGAAAACATATGATCACCTGTTGCAGGCCCACAAAGATGTTTTCCAATAGCCAGGTAAGGATCTTCCCGCAATGACTCAACGGCATTCAAGTTTAAATCCTCAACTGCAAATTAAACATTGTAATATCACAAGGTATCCGCCATCTTATgtatgatatatttttttctttttattatataaaaaaatctataaTTTCTGTCCATGGACACAAATATAGTGTTTGAGACCGACAAACGGTTTTGGCAGCATCTTCCCATATAATTAGCCATAACCATATGTGCATgtaattttatgaaattaaaagaatagTGTGCACAACTGATATCTGCCTATTTGCTTGGACGAAGAGACAAAGAGTTGGCTAAAAGTTACAGGAGAAAACTCATGCACTTTCTTTACAAGGTAGTAGAGATAATGAAACTACACAAACTCTTTTCTTACcagcaaaaatggaaaagaaaaaaaaaccttactGTCAATTCTCAAACGTTGCAAAATCAAGCTCTCTTTCTGTCGCAAGGATCGATCAGCCTAGAAATAGCATCACATGACATACAGAATGAGTGAACTATTAGCCAATCTAGGTCCAAGGAAACGAACATCTTCAAATTTGATTGTATGAAAGTCAAGCAATCTAGCCTTAGGAAAAGATGCATTGAACCAAACTAACCTTTAACTTgtatgattttctttcaacCAGAAACACCTTTTTTATCCCATAACAATCTGCCAGCATCTGTGTCAAGTATCCCCTCCCGGCTCCAAACTCAACCACCGCAGGGATACCAGTGCCATCATCATAATCCGCCCTCTCCTTACCTAGAGAACTCTTCAATACACCAAGACCTTCCAAGTTCCCAAGAATGGACACCTGCTGCATAACATGTTTCTCTTGAAATGGCAATTTTCTGCAAACAACGACTTTATCTTACATAATCAAACAACCCCACATCAAGAATGAAATGAACATTCCAGCTAATATATACCTGTCAACCTCCCGTTTAATCCATATTCCACAAGCTTCCGGTACCTTATATGAGTCCTGAATATCCTTGCATATAGATTCATGAACATGCTCAATTTtctcaattaatttataaaaatcaagtACAGTCATACTATAAACAGCATTCCTCTTCATTTCTGAAAGAATGTTATCCAAAGACCCCAACGCGGGATCATTAGAAGATTCCAAACCATCGGCTCCTTTGGGTCTGAATGTTTCTAATTCTTCTTGGTCCTCTTCTTTGCCAGCATTGATACCTTTTTGGTAAAAGGGTTGGAGAGTCAAATACTGCACTTGTTTAAGTAATGGGCATCTTCTAACATGTCCTTCAAGATTCTCTTTAAGTACAGAGCTATTGAATCACATAAacaatggaaagaaaaaaaaaagttaaacaaTTGAATGCAGAGACCATGCTTAGTGAAAGATTCTAACTTCCAGTCAgacagaaaagaagagaaagaa
It encodes:
- the LOC18788042 gene encoding uncharacterized protein LOC18788042; translated protein: MKSFCVCFLCLVMSKKRQLLRRKSQTYPLPPPPPPLLSFYPRNQSTLKPSPSSSSFSQLSPITMNHPKGTVVFSTVGRPHYGFDLFSLPLHFSSNNLALEHRLSDGISVNFNAQFANDDPHSVVFISERTGLPAIYLTRPGLPTPKLLHSEPGSLFHDRPILKNDILYFISAHQHPNRPFKSWSALYSTTTTLLLDEDQNQNPKTTRLTPSDSVDYSPAISQSGQFIAVASYGSRPWDGEFHHLNTDIVVFRALQPSKRVLVCERGGWPTWSGDAVIYFHRQDDDGWWSIFRVDFSQDLESSSRYPITPTRVTPSGLHCFTPAALHDGKQIAVATRRTEKNFRHIELFDVESKTFRQVTENLNPNFHHYNPFVSTNSQFLGYHRFRGESTQWGETTIPYLEPVSSPIKQLQMLRIHGSFPTFSPKGDLIAFNHDFNADAGIKIVKSDGSKRWNLIKDRAAFYNAWSPTEKHVIFTSLGPIFQSAKTTVQIARVEFNPSDLDGDKEEIPCNVKILTKEDTGNNAFPSCSPDGKSLVFRSGRTGHKNLYIIDAVNGEFNGDARRLTEGQCIDTMPSWSPKGDLIAFSSNRHNPDDVAVFGIYVIKPDGSGLRRVHAAGDDVERERINHVCFSKDGEWLLFTANLGGVTAEPVSLPNQFQPYGDLYVVRLDGSGLRRLTWNGYENGTPAWLEGDEVVDMGRLRLENEVGGDKLKGRFEEPLWISCDF
- the LOC18788055 gene encoding autophagy-related protein 8i; protein product: MGRTKSFKDEFTFEQRVEESQDIMAKYPDRVPVIVEKYSRTDLPQMEKKKYLVPRDMSVGQFIYVLSSRLHLAHGKALFVFVKDTLPQTASLMDSVYESFKDKDGFLYMCYSTEKTFGGYANVQRYEQ
- the LOC18788080 gene encoding tRNA:m(4)X modification enzyme TRM13 homolog; its protein translation is METRCKFWLPKKKRFCANIPLNESLFCGNHTPRSDSQWIPCPIDPSHSVLKENLEGHVRRCPLLKQVQYLTLQPFYQKGINAGKEEDQEELETFRPKGADGLESSNDPALGSLDNILSEMKRNAVYSMTVLDFYKLIEKIEHVHESICKDIQDSYKVPEACGIWIKREVDRKLPFQEKHVMQQVSILGNLEGLGVLKSSLGKERADYDDGTGIPAVVEFGAGRGYLTQMLADCYGIKKVFLVERKSYKLKADRSLRQKESLILQRLRIDIEDLNLNAVESLREDPYLAIGKHLCGPATDLTLRCCLGEHSNQSNAELNSVNPNLRGLAIATCCHHLCQWKHYINKKYLLELGITKEEFHAITWFTSWAVDADHGADLPDVTDCKLHLESIEKKQCGEDYGVEEIVRNMKAVERAVLGFMCKKIIDMGRLMWMKEHGLDARFVKYVPSSVSPENHLLIGRCPNHL